A single genomic interval of Sebastes umbrosus isolate fSebUmb1 chromosome 9, fSebUmb1.pri, whole genome shotgun sequence harbors:
- the rlim gene encoding E3 ubiquitin-protein ligase RLIM: MEGSDSLEQSGSDQPESQRRRQLDRLDREEAFYQFVNNLSDEDYRLMRDNNLLGTPGEVTEDELFSRLQQIKDGPEQQNNSTSAPSTEGGEDPVEPPENSEDPANGDSLLDWLNTVRRTGNTTRTGHRGNQSWRAVSQTNPNSGDFRFSLEISVNRNLAEQQAAAEGEQESPEESPEESPEETLEGQEVVANAEPLVANAEPLVATAEPLVATAEPLVANAEPLVATAEPLVANSEPLVANAEPPVADPEPQVTNAEPPVANAEPPVSNAEPPVSNAEPQVPNAEPQVPNVEPQVPMETEVVEEPVVEELAVIVEPEPEPELEEVVSQDILGEPPSSPAALLVQPPLSPSPRRGQRRARSRSPELRRTRARTARSRSPLNLDQLDGLPNPRHAHSSQGLNSATNAPPVPQVEGSSRTRQHVLSRQSTADSDVQPSRAGAETAPEAQNVGSQEGEAAGGEGGAAGRRPPTIMLDLQVRRVRPGEYRQRDSIASRTRSRSQNSNNTFLYESERGGFRRTFSRSERAGVRTYVSTIRIPIRRISDAGLGEATSMALQSMIRQIMTGFGELGYLMDSDSDSSDSNRGASTPADLAEALNNPDAAPPAAAAAPVADVDEPPVATGVRARTAETDIDEGLAAAPPASGGRARPRPPISLEEPSSLPFLRLAHFFLLNDDDEDQPQGLTKEQIDNLSMRNFGESDALKTCSVCITEYAEGNKLRKLPCSHEYHVHCIDRWLSENSTCPICRRAVLVSANRESVV; this comes from the exons ATGGAAGGGTCTGACAGTTTAGAGCAGAGTGGCAGTGACCAGCCAGAGTCCCAGCGCAGAAGACAGCTGGACCGCCTGGACAGGGAGGAGGCCTTCTACCAGTTTGTCAACAATCTCAGTGATGAGGACTATCGTCTCATGAGAGACAACAATCTTTTGGGAACCCCAG GAGAGGTGACAGAGGATGAGCTGTTTAGTAGACTTCAGCAAATCAAGGATGGTCCAGAACAGCAGAATAACAGCACTAGTGCTCCCAGTACAGAAGGTGGAGAAGATCCAGTTG AACCACCAGAAAACTCTGAGGATCCTGCCAATGGTGATAGTCTCTTAGACTGGCTGAACACAGTGAGGCGCACAGGCAACACAACCAGAACTGGTCATCGTGGAAACCAGTCATGGCGAGCTGTAAGCCAAACCAACCCAAACAGTGGCGATTTTCGCTTCAGTCTGGAAATCAGTGTGAATCGCAACCTGGCTGAACAGCAGGCAGCTGCTGAAGGGGAGCAGGAATCTCCAGAGGAGTCTCCAGAGGAGTCCCCAGAGGAGACTCTAGAGGGTCAAGAAGTGGTTGCAAATGCAGAACCACTGGTGGCAAATGCAGAACCACTGGTGGCAACCGCAGAACCACTGGTGGCAACCGCAGAACCACTGGTGGCAAATGCAGAACCACTGGTGGCAACCGCAGAACCACTGGTGGCAAATTCCGAACCACTGGTGGCAAATGCCGAACCACCGGTTGCAGATCCTGAACCACAGGTGACAAATGCCGAACCACCGGTGGCAAATGCCGAACCACCGGTGTCAAATGCCGAACCACCGGTGTCAAATGCCGAACCACAGGTGCCCAATGCCGAACCACAGGTGCCCAATGTTGAACCACAGGTGCCCATGGAGACGGAAGTGGTGGAAGAACCAGTTGTAGAGGAATTGGCTGTCATAGTGGAGCCAGAACCAGAGCCTGAACTAGAAGAAGTTGTTTCACAAGATATTTTAGGAGAACCTCCCAGCTCACCTGCTGCCCTGCTGGTACAACCCCCACTTTCTCCATCTCCACGCAGAGGACAAAGAAGAGCTCGGAGCCGCAGTCCAGAACTACGCAGGACTAGGGCCCGCACTGCCAGGAGCCGCTCCCCTCTCAACCTGGATCAGCTGGATGGTCTCCCTAATCCCCGTCATGCTCACAGCTCTCAAGGCCTCAACTCTGCCACCAATGCTCCCCCTGTGCCTCAAGTGGAGGGCAGTTCTCGGACACGACAACATGTTCTTTCTAGGCAAAGCACTGCTGACAGTGATGTTCAGCCATCTAGGGCTGGTGCAGAAACGGCCCCAGAGGCCCAAAATGTGGGATCTCAGGAAGGAGAAGCTGCTGGGGGAGAAGGTGGCGCAGCAGGGCGCCGTCCCCCTACTATTATGCTTGATCTCCAGGTGCGTCGTGTGCGTCCAGGCGAATATCGCCAAAGAGACAGCATTGCTAGCCGTACCCGCTCACGCTCCCAGAActcaaacaacacatttctttatgagAGTGAGCGTGGTGGATTTCGTAGGACTTTCTCACGCTCTGAGCGTGCTGGTGTGAGGACCTATGTCAGCACTATTCGCATCCCTATCCGAAGAATCTCTGATGCAGGTTTGGGAGAAGCAACCTCAATGGCTCTCCAATCTATGATTAGGCAGATTATGACTGGTTTTGGTGAACTCGGCTACCTCATGGATTCAGACTCTGATTCTTCAGATTCAAATCGTGGAGCCAGCACACCTGCGGATCTGGCTGAAGCCCTCAACAACCCAgatgctgctcctcctgctgctgctgctgctcctgtcgCTGATGTTGATGAACCACCGGTGGCTACAGGAGTCAGAGCAAGGACTGCTGAGACTGATATTGATGAGGGCCTTGCCGCTGCTCCACCCGCCTCTGGGGGCAGGGCTCGACCTAGACCACCTATCAGCCTAGAGGAGCCCAGCTCGCTGCCCTTCCTGCGGCTTGCCCACTTCTTCCTCCTAAATGATGATGACGAGGACCAGCCCCAAGGGCTGACCAAAGAGCAGATTGACAACCTCTCAATGCGCAACTTTGGTGAGAGTGATGCCTTGAAGACTTGCAGTGTCTGCATAACAGAATATGCAGAAGGTAATAAGCTACGTAAGCTGCCCTGCTCTCATGAGTACCATGTGCACTGCATTGATCGCTGGCTATCCGAAAACTCCACTTGCCCAATCTGCCGCAGGGCTGTCTTGGTATCGGCCAACCGAGAGAGTGTGGTGTAG
- the glod5 gene encoding glyoxalase domain-containing protein 5: MALRTVGRSLLYFQRNSFKAVSIQTPGFVRFKRTCPVEVSRLDHLVLTVKSVPDTINFYTSVLGMEVITFKGNRKALGFGQQKFNLHQLGQEFEPKAEHPTSGSADLCLITKTSLATVAAHLKDCGVEIEEGPVERSGAVGPITSLYFRDPDHNLIEVSNYNESTLEGSS; encoded by the exons ATGGCGCTTCGGACAGTCGGGAGAAGTCTGTTGTACTTTCAGAGGAACAGTTTCAAG GCTGTCTCCATCCAAACACCTGGATTCGTCAGATTCAAAAGAACCTGTCCAGTTGAAGTGAGCCGTCTGGATCATCTGGTTCTGACCGTGAAAAGTGTGCCAGACACCATCAACTTTTATACCTCAGTCCTTGGCATGGAGGTCATCACTTTCAAG GGAAACCGTAAGGCCCTGGGTTTTGGGCAGCAGAAGTTTAACCTTCACCAGCTGGGACAGGAGTTTGAGCCCAAAGCCGAGCATCCAACCTCAGGCTCTGCAGATCTGTGCCTCATCACCAAAACCTCCCTGGCTACAGTAGCTGCACATCTGAAG GATTGTGGGGTTGAGATCGAGGAGGGTCCAGTGGAACGGAGCGGAGCTGTGGGGCCCATCACCTCTCTTTACTTCAGAGATCCAGACCACAATCTCATTGAAGTGTCAAACTATAATGAGTCAACATTAGAGGGATCTTCTTGA
- the si:ch211-153b23.3 gene encoding uncharacterized protein si:ch211-153b23.3, translated as MATSDGFPASFYGEPGVLGMLSNGISAFLVLLQNFNTAHTGNAPVGVENILAGVHLILIGGICQLVAGLLSFRKYDHLSGTAFIGYAALWGSYGATRIYFGALAETPTTAFMPHQVMNNLSLSSNMISNMSLNASTEIPVSHLFLSIKESAIAGLVPYILLSFVLAFCSATVNYIMPFVFGAITATLVFEAVGLVASSWALVVSGVLELLILIFAIYGSAALLVKGLTQRLVLKGFGTPLFNVLLLGTTNSASAQSIGQEKKKNTKYAEPMALGFFCDTVAPFIFAFYSFGYMKSFSVGAAWVSIITAAQLFSSYYAHLRQDCYHTTKFGLHATYWLIKAWEEFVVSALVVEDSKVVSGRDTMVGDWFFVVAGLVLCVGSLNTDVLELIHNMLFVLLTLSTIPQIPLQGYYIFFGIACSLFTAASLYGTFSRLINTIAEKSLIPVGPQPISSDQLKKVLRCCRAEQGDQEALAQTDQASDALFYLSNGVAALSALHARSSSTNPAFLHLTVPWVLISGAIIQTYVSRLQVTGGGRFGSVIPSIYVAVWATWTWFRFAGNLLQFSTEAAYGFTAGAIALLVINAFLMLIAAYRNLVLLFLTAVMEVVLVCFLLSTLQRLPYELEIAMLALLSTICIYGALASLVNCIFSQRLLPMGPPLIKSQEEVKQESAPEFPCLVTYSRLTSGLLKIAGLLEEGVVCGIPTDTVYALAASCKNPQAIENIYNIKDRPAEKPICICISNVEQLVAAKPPFSPLLWEFMRNVYPGGISCIVSKGDWLFKLGVGPAYDRVGTKDSIMIRVPDHTVTGHLCDITGPLAITSANPSGEPDSTHHTMVINRLGHKIQGVLCDGDSNEVVASTVVNCLKIDEGTITIVREGCVPAVKVRQIFDRVKSSMV; from the exons ATGGCAACATCAGATGGATTTCCAGCCAGTTTCTATGGTGAACCAGGAGTGTTAGGCATGTTATCCAATGGGATCAGTGCATTCCTCGTACTTCTACAGAACTTCAATACAGCACACACTGGCAATGCACCAGTCGGGGTGGAGAACATACTTGCAg gtgTTCATCTCATCCTGATTGGTGGTATATGCCAACTGGTGGCCGGACTGCTTTCTTTCAGAAAATATGATCACCTGAGTGGCACTGCCTTCATTGGGTATGCTGCTCTTTGGGGCAGTTATGGTGCCACCCGAATCTACTTTGGTGCCTTGGCTGAAACTCCTACAACAGCATTTATGCCACATCAGGTGATGAACAATTTGTCCCTGTCCTCTAACATGATAAGCAACATGTCTCTGAATGCCAGCACAGAGATCCCAGTTTCCCATTTGTTCCTGTCCATAAAAGAGTCAGCCATCGCTGGTCTGGTCCCCTATATCCTTCTGTCCTTTGTCTTAGCCTTCTGCTCTGCCACGGTCAACTACATCATGCCGTTTGTTTTTGGGGCCATTACAGCCACCTTAGTTTTTGAAGCAGTGGGTCTGGTAGCGAGCTCCTGGGCCCTTGTGGTCTCTGGGGTTCTCGAGTTGCTCATTCTGATTTTTGCCATCTACGGTTCAGCTGCTCTGCTTGTCAAAGGTCTGACTCAACGTCTAGTCCTCAAAGGCTTCGGCACCCCCCTCTTTAATGTTCTCCTGCTAGGGACCACTAACTCAGCAAGCGCCCAGAGCATTGgccaagagaagaagaaaaacacaaaatacgcAGAGCCCATGGCCTTGGGTTTCTTCTGTGACACTGTTGCCCCCTTCATCTTTGCTTTCTACAGCTTTGGGTACATGAAGTCCTTTAGCGTAGGAGCTGCATGGGTCTCAATCATCACAGCTGCCCAGCTGTTCTCCAGCTACTACGCCCATCTACGCCAAGACTGCTACCACACCACTAAGTTTGGTCTTCATGCCACATATTGGCTGATCAAGGCTTGGGAGGAGTTTGTGGTATCTGCTCTGGTTGTGGAGGACAGTAAAGTGGTCTCAGGGAGGGACACAATGGTGGGAGATTGGTTCTTTGTGGTGGCAGGCTTGGTGCTCTGCGTGGGAAGCCTGAACACTGATGTCCTGGAGCTGATCCACAACATGCTGTTTGTCCTGCTCACACTCTCAACAATCCCCCAGATTCCTCTCCAGGGATACTACATCTTCTTTGGTATAGCTTGCTCCCTGTTCACCGCAGCCTCCCTGTATGGTACTTTCTCACGTCTTATCAACACCATAGCAGAGAAGTCTCTAATCCCTGTAGGACCACAGCCCATCTCCTCTGACCAATTGAAGAAGGTGTTAAGGTGCTGCAGGGCTGAGCAGGGAGACCAGGAGGCGCTGGCCCAAACTGACCAGGCTTCAGACGCCCTGTTCTACCTTTCAAATGGGGTTgcagctctctctgctctccatgCAAGGTCATCCAGTACGAATCCTGCCTTCCTTCATCTGACTGTCCCTTGGGTCCTCATCTCTGGAGCCATCATCCAGACCTATGTCAGCCGGCTGCAAGTCACAGGAGGTGGCCGTTTTGGGTCAGTCATCCCATCCATCTATGTAGCAGTATGGGCAACCTGGACCTGGTTTAGATTTGCAG gTAACCTGCTTCAGTTTTCCACAGAGGCAGCCTACGGTTTTACAGCAGGAGCCATCGCTCTCCTGGTTATTAATGCTTTCCTTATGCTGATTG CTGCCTATAGGAACCTGGTTTTGCTGTTTCTAACAGCAGTCATGGAGGTTGTTCTGGTCTGTTTCTTGCTTTCGACTCTGCAGCGACTGCCATATGAACTAGAAA TTGCCATGCTTGCACTACTTTCAACAATTTGTATATATGGAGCTCTGGCGTCACTGGTGAACTGCATCTTCTCACAAAGACTGCTGCCTATGGGCCCTCCCTTAATAAAG TCTCAGGAGGAAGTGAAGCAGGAGTCTGCTCCAGAGTTCCCCTGTCTTGTGACTTATTCACGACTCACCAGTGGTCTCCTGAAGATCGCTGGCCTTCTCGAGGAAGGAGTGGTGTGTGGGATTCCCACAGACACTGTGTATGCCCTGGCTGCCTCCTGTAAAAATCCTCAAGCTATAGAGAACATCTACAATATTAAA GACAGACCAGCAGAGAAGCCCATCTGCATTTGCATCTCTAATGTGGAGCAGCTGGTAGCAGCCAAGCCTCCCTTCAGCCCTCTGCTCTGGGAGTTTATGAGGAATGTGTATCCAGGAGGCATCAGCTGCATCGTCAGCAAAGGAGACTGGCTGTTCAAACTAG GAGTGGGACCAGCTTATGACCGTGTTGGCACAAAGGACAGCATCATGATCCGCGTCCCGGACCACACGGTGACTGGCCACCTATGTGACATCACCGGACCCCTTGCTATTACGTCAGCCAATCCCAGCGGAGAGCCAGACAGCACCCACCACACCATGGTCATCAA
- the irg1l gene encoding immunoresponsive gene 1, like, producing the protein MISTLKKTIRPVWAARGLHTSVVEVSKLPAPEDTVTASYGKFINEVKPRHLSSVVLHRSKRMVLDSIGVGLIGSTTDVFELALQHCQLMYAPDDISSVYGRRGTRLSPTLAAFVNGVATHSMDFDDTWHPATHPSGAVLPAVLALTDMMPANSKPSGLDFLLAFNVGIEIQGRLMRFSNEACNIPKRFHPPSVVGTMGSAAACARLLSLDPSRCSHALAIASSLSGAPMANAATQSKPLHIGNASRLGLEAALLASRGLEASPLVLDAVAGVAGFNAFYEDYVPQPLESPDDDGHMFLLEEQDMGFKRFPAHLGMHWVADAAASVHKLLVGFGPGTVSPSQVQDILLRVPKSKYIDRPFADSEHEARHSFQFNACSALLDGEVTVQSFTPAALRRPDLLALLSRVHVEHPQDNPANFNSMYGEVQVTLVGGDILKGRCDTFYGHWRNPLTNESLRKKFRNNAGVVLPFEKVERLIDVVEELDRLGDCTALLSQLQ; encoded by the exons ATGATCTCCACATTAAAG AAAACCATTAGACCAGTGTGGGCTGCCAGAGGACTGCATACGTCTGTGGTGGAAG TCTCGAAGCTCCCAGCCCCTGAAGACACAGTCACAGCCAGCTATGGGAAGTTCATCAATGAAGTAAAGCCCCGGCACTTGTCCTCCGTGGTGCTCCACCGCAGCAAAAGGATGGTGCTGGACAGCATTGGAGTCGGTCTGATTGGCAGCACAACAGACGTGTTTGAGCTGGCCCTGCAGCACTGCCAG CTCATGTATGCTCCCGATGACATCAGCTCTGTGTACGGACGCAGGGGCACCAGGCTGTCCCCGACACTGGCAGCTTTCGTCAATGGAGTGGCT ACTCACTCCATGGACTTTGATGATACGTGGCACCCTGCCACTCATCCCTCCGGAGCGGTCCTTCCTGCTGTGTTAGCACTCACTGACATGATGCCTGCTAACAGCAAACCTAGTGGCCTGGATTTCCTGCTGGCGTTCAACGTCGGCATTGAGATCCAGGGCAGATTGATGAGGTTCTCTAATGAGGCCTGCAACATCCCCAAGAG GTTTCACCCTCCCAGTGTGGTGGGGACCATGGGAAGTGCAGCCGCCTGTGCTCGCCTGTTGTCTTTGGACCCCTCCCGGTGCAGTCATGCCTTGGCTATAGCTTCTTCTCTATCTGGAGCCCCAATGGCTAATGCTGCCACTCAGTCTAAGCCCCTCCACATCGGTAATGCGTCACGTTTGGGGCTGGAGGCTGCTCTGCTGGCCTCCAGAGGCCTAGAGGCAAGTCCCCTGGTCCTGGATGCTGTCGCCGGTGTGGCTGGCTTCAATGCTTTTTATGAAGACTACGTGCCGCAGCCTTTAGAATCACCCGATGACGACGGCCATATGTTCCTGCTAGAGGAGCAGGACATGGGCTTCAAGCGCTTCCCCGCCCATCTGGGGATGCACTGGGTGGCAGATGCTGCAGCCTCAGTCCATAAGCTTCTTGTGGGGTTTGGCCCTGGCACCGTCTCCCCATCTCAAGTCCAAGACATCCTTCTCAGAGTCCCCAAATCAAAGTACATCGACAGGCCTTTCGCTGACTCTGAGCACGAGGCACGCCACTCCTTCCAATTCAATGCTTGCAGCGCTCTCTTGGATGGGGAGGTGACTGTGCAGTCCTTCACACCCGCTGCCTTGAGGCGCCCAGACCTGCTCGCTCTGCTGAGCCGTGTTCACGTAGAGCATCCCCAAGACAACCCAGCTAATTTCAACAGCATGTATGGCGAAGTGCAGGTGACACTCGTCGGGGGTGACATTCTGAAGGGACGCTGTGACACCTTCTATGGTCACTGGCGCAACCCGCTGACCAATGAGAGCCTGAGGAAGAAGTTCAGGAACAACGCAGGGGTGGTGCTTCCCTTTGAGAAGGTAGAGAGGCTGATTGATGTGGTGGAGGAGCTGGACAGACTTGGGGACTGCACGGCCCTTCTCTCGCAGCTGCAATGA